CCGGCACGGGGCCGGCGTCGACGATGGCGTAGACGTTCATGTCTTGCGGCGCTTGCGCGGAGGGACTCGTGGCGGCCACGGCCACGACGGCTCCGACGGCAATGAGGCCGGCACGCACTGCCTGGGTCATGTCCTCCGCTGCGTGCACAAGGGCTGCCGTTGAAAGGACGGCGATTTCTCGCGGCGCGGCCGTCAGGCGCGGCGCGGATTCTGTCAGGTCGGCGTCGAGGACTGTAATCGGGCGGGGCTACCCGTGGCGAAGCGCATCGGCCGGCTGGACGCGCGCCGCGCGCCGCGCCGGCAGGTATGCGGCGAGCAGGGCGACGGCGATCAGCGCGACCGACGCCGCCGCGATCGGCACGAGAGATCCCGCCTCGAGCCCGGGCACGAGCCCGGCGGCAATGCGTGCGGTCCACCAGGCGAGCGGCACGCCGGCCGCGGCGCCGGCAAGTGCCAGACGGAGCGCGCCGCCGAGAACCATGCGGAGGACGTCATTCCGGGTCGCGCCGAGCGCCAGCCGCAGACCGATTTCGCCGGTGCGACGCGTCACGGTGTAGCCGAGCAGCCCGTACAGCCCGAGGGCCGCCAGCACGGCACCGGCCACCGCGAACGACGTCGACAGCGCGGTCATCAACCGCTCGATCACGACCGATCGATTCAGCTGGTCGTCGAGCGTCGTCACTGCGGCGATCTTCACCGCGGGCACCACCTCGGTCACCGTGCTGCGGACGACGGGCGCGAGCGACGCCGGCGGGAGCGACGTGCGCAAGGCGAAATCGGAGAACACGCGCTGCTGGAACGCATGCAGGTAGACCGTTCGCGGCGCCGGCTCGCGCAGATCGGCGTACTTCGCGTCGGCGGCGACGCCGACGATCTCGAACGCCTGCGTTTCCCGTTCCATGATCAGACGCCGCCCGATCGGACTCGCGGCGCCGAAGTAGTGGCGGGCGAATGCCTGATTCACGATCGCCACGCCGGGGCGGCCGCTGTCCTCGAAGGTGAATTCGCGGCCGGCGGCGATTGGCGTCGCGAAGGTCGCAAAGTACCGCGGCGCCACCCAGTTCAGGGCCACGCGGCTGCGATCGTTTCCATCGTCGGCGCGCCCTTCGACCTCGACGAACCGGCTCGCCGCGCCTCCGGCAATCGGCGTGACCGCGCTCACGGTTACGGACGTCACTCCCGGTATCGCCTGCAGCCGGTCCAGCAGAACCCGATACGCCTGGGAGAGCTGCGCCCGATCGAGCCTGCTCCCCTGCGGATTCAACGAGACGATCAGGACGCCTCGACGCTGGAACCCGAGGTCCTGATTGAGCAGCCTGGACAGATGGCCGGCGAGGATGAGCGCACCGGCGACGAGCGCGATCGAGAGCGCTATCTGTGTGGCCACGAGCGCATGTGCGGCACCGCGCCTCGAGCGCGGCATCGACGTCCCGGTTTGGCGTAGAGGCGCGACCGCCGGCGAAGTAAACGCCCGCCACGCTGGAGCCAGGCCGAACAGCAGCACCGCGATCGATCCCGCCGCCGCCGTGAACAGCAGCACCCGGACATCCGGCCCGAGCGGCAGATCGACAGTCGCCGGCCAGCCGGGTGGCAGACGTCCGGACATCAACCGCCGCAGCAGCGCCGCGGCGCCCGCCGACGCGAGCGCGCCGCCGATCGCGACGCCGGCGCCCGCGAGCAGCGCCGATTCGATCAGCACCTGCCGTGCCAGCCGCCAGCGTCCCGCGCCCAGTGAGACACGGACCGCCATCTCGTGCCGACGCGCCTCCGCCCGCGCCAGCAGCATGCTGCCGATGTTGGTGCAGGCGAGCAGCAGCAGCACCCCGACCGCCAGCATCAGCACGAGGAGCGGCGTCGCGAAGCGATCGCGCAGCGCGGAGAGTCCAGCCGCGGCGGATGCGAGCTCCGTGTCGGCGCGCAGCCACTGGGGGTCCTTCGTGCTCCGCGCCATGTCCTCCAGCCGCGATCGATGGAGCACCCGAAGCTCGGCCGCTGCCTGCTCGATGGAGACGCCCGGCTTCAATCTGGCGATCAGCCCGAGTCCCATCGGGCGCGTCACCGGCACCCATATGGAGGGGGTGACGCCGCGCAGCAGCCCGGTGAACGCGCGCGGCGCAACTCCGATGATCGTCGCCGCCGACCCATCGAGCACGAGCTGGCTTCCAAGAATCGAGGGACTCAGGTTGAAACGCCGCTTCCAGTACGCCCAGCTCACGACCACGACCGGCGGCGCACCTGGCGTCGCGTCTTCAGGGCCAATCAGCCGGCCCGCGGCGGCTTGCACGCCGAGCGCCGGAAAGAACGAACCGACGACGTAGTTGCCGTCGAGGGACTCGAAGCCGCCGGATCCATCCGGCGTCTGAAACCGCGCCGGCGCGAGACCGACGACGTCGCTGAAGACCGTGTTGCGATCCCGGAGCTGCTCGTAGAACGCCCACGAGAACCCGTTCCTGCGCGGATCGCCGGGATAGCGGGTGAGCGGCTCGACGAGTTGGTGCGGCTCGCGCACGGGCAGCGGCCGGAGCACGACGGCGTCCAGCAGCGTGAAGAGCGCCGTGTTGATGCCGATGCCGGCGGCGAGGAGCGCAACGGCGACCACGGTGAAGGAGGGGGTCCGCCTCAGCGTGCGCAGGGCATGCCGCACGTCCTGCCAGAGCAGCTCGGCGTGCGTCTCCCATCCGGCGTCGCGCACGCGATCCTTCACCGCGGCGGCGCTTCCCAGTTCCAGGCGCGCCGCGCGAGTGGCCGCATCGCGGGTGGCGCCGCGGCTCATCTTGTCTTCGATCGAGTGATCGAGAAAGCCTCGCAGCTCGTCGTCCAGCTCGCGATCGATCCGGGTCGGCGAGAACAGCGCGCGGAGTCCCCTGACAAGGCGGTACAGCGGCCGCATCAGAGCTCTCCGGTGGAGGCCTGCATGATCCGGGCGATCGCCGCCGTCTGCTGCTCCCAGTCGCGTGCCTCCCGGCGCAGCCGCGTCCGGCCGGCCGCGGTCAGCGCGTAGTACTTGGCGCGGCGGTTGTTCTCGGTGACCCGCCAGTCACCCGCGATGAGGCCGTCGCGCTCCAGCCGCCGCAGCGCCGGGAACAGCGATCCGCCATTCACGCGGAAGACCCCTTTGCTGATCTGCTCGAGCCGCACGCCGATGCCGTAGCCGTGCATGGGCTCCAGCGCCAGCGTCTTCAGGATCAGCATGTGCAGGGTTCCCTGGACCAGGTCGCTCGCCGCCTCTTTCCCCATGACCCGCGCCTCTCCTCTAGTAAAACTAGACGAGCCGAGCATACGCCACTCCTCTAGTTTGTCAAGATGAGCGGCTGGGGTATCCTTCGCCGCATGCGTTTCGCACCTGCCTTGATCGTCGCGGCGGCCGCGTCGCTGCTCGCCCAGTCCCCCGCCCAGCCTCCCGCAGGCCCCCCGCCCGGGCCTGACTCACAGGTCCAGCCGGGAACGCCGGCCGGGGAGGTCATCAAGGCGGAGTTCGATCAGAGCAAGGTGTACCCGGGGACCTGGCGCGAATACTGGGTCTACATCCCGAAGCAGCTCGATCGCGCGAAGCCGGCGCCGGTGATGGTCTTCCAGGACGGGCTGCAGTACAACGCGCCCGTCGTCTTCGACAATCTCATTCACAAGAAACAGGTTCCGCCGCTGGTCGGCGTCTTCGTCATGCACGGCCGCGTCAGGGCGCCGCACGCGGAAGCGCTCGACCGGATGAACCGCAGCTTCGAGTACGACTCGGTCAGCGAAGACTACGCGCGCTTCCTGATCGACGAGCTGCTCCCGCACGTGGCCAAGACGCACGGGCTGTCGCTGTCGTCCGATCCGAACGATCGCGCCATCGCCGGCAACAGCAGCGGCGCCATCGCCGCGTTCGCCGCGGCATGGCAGCGCCCGGACGCGTTCCGCCGGGTGTTCAGCGCGATCGGCACCTACGTCGGCCTCCGCGGCGGCAACGCGTTTCCCGTCCTGATCCGCAAGACGGAGCCGAAGCCGATCCGCGTCTTCCTGCAGGACGGCTCCGCCGATCTCAACAACTACACCGGCAACTGGTTCGTGGCCAACCAGGACATGCAGTCGGCACTGGAATACTCGGGGTACGACGTGAAGCACGAATGGGGCGACGGCGCGCACAACGGGCGGCACGCAACCGCGCTGTTTCCCGACGCGCTGCGCTGGTTGTGGCGTGACTATCCCGCGCCGATCAAGGCCAATCCGGAGGGAAAGTCACGGCAGGACGTCTTCCAGACGCTGATTCCGGGAGAAGAGTGGCAGCTCGTGACCGAGGTGCAGCGCAACACAGATGGTCCGGCGGTCAACGACAGGGGGGAGCTCTTCTTCAGCGAACCCGGCAGCAACCGGATCCATAAGGTGGGACTCGACGGCAAGGTCATTGTGTTTGCCGAGAACACCAGTGGCGCCAACGGCATGATGTTCGGTCCCGACGGGCGCCTCTATGCCGGCGCGACGCGCAGCAGGCAGATCGTCGCCTACGACCCATCGGGCAGGACGGCGGTCGTGGCGCAGGACGTCGCGGTCAACGACCTCGCGATCAACGTCAAGGGCGATCTCTACTTCACCGACTCGGCGGCGAAGCGGATCTGGTACGTCCCGAAGGGCGGCACGCCGCGCGTCGTCGACGAGGGGATCGAGTCTCCGAATGGCGTGATGTTCTCTCCGGATCAGACACTGCTCTACGTCTCGGATCATGCTGCGCAGCTCTCGTGGGCCTTCCAGATTCAGCCGGACGGCTCGCTGGCCCACAAGCAGAAGTACTTCTACGTGCACATGCCTGATGCGGCGACGCGCAGCAGCGCCGACGGCATGGTGGCCGATACCAACGGCAGCGTCTACATCGCCACCGCCCTGGGCGTGCAAATCTTCGATCAGATCGGCAAGTGCCACGCGATCATCCCCGCGCCGGCGCGCGGGTCGCTCTCGAGCGTCAAGTTCGGCGGGCCGAACCTCGACGAGCTCTACATCACGAACGCCGGCAAGGTGTTCAAGCGCAAGGTGAAGACAAAGGGGGTGGTGTCATGGAGACCACCCGTCAAGCCCGCGCCGCCGCGGCTGTAGCCCCGGAAAAGTCATCCATTAGGGCGACTTCCCGAGGCCCGGCGCGGCCGGGCATGCCGGCTGCACTGACTCGACTACGCCAGCAATTTGCCCAGTTAAACTCGACAGTCCCGGGCCGCGGCGATCACGGTAACGTAAGCCGCTGTCCAGGTCTGGAGCGTTGAGGGAGGAACACATGCACGGCCTGATTCGGTCCGTCGGGGTCCTCGCAGTCGTCGTAACGGTGTCCACCGTCCCGGTCTACGCGCAGCAGCCGGCCCCCGCCGGGCACGTCAAAACCGTGTCCGGGGCGGCCTTCATCGTCCGCAACAATGCCACGGTGCCCGCGAAGCCGGGCGACGCCGTGTTCGCGACCGACGCGCTCCGCACCGGCACCGACGGCAAGGTCGGCGTCACGCTGCGCGACGACACCCGGCTCTCCCTTGGCCCGGCCAGCGAGGTCCGGATCGATCGCTACGTCTATTCTCCCGGCGAAGGCGGCCTCGGCATGGTGCTGAAGTTCGTCCGCGGCGCCGCGGTCTACGTCTCCGG
This is a stretch of genomic DNA from Vicinamibacterales bacterium. It encodes these proteins:
- a CDS encoding ADOP family duplicated permease, giving the protein MRPLYRLVRGLRALFSPTRIDRELDDELRGFLDHSIEDKMSRGATRDAATRAARLELGSAAAVKDRVRDAGWETHAELLWQDVRHALRTLRRTPSFTVVAVALLAAGIGINTALFTLLDAVVLRPLPVREPHQLVEPLTRYPGDPRRNGFSWAFYEQLRDRNTVFSDVVGLAPARFQTPDGSGGFESLDGNYVVGSFFPALGVQAAAGRLIGPEDATPGAPPVVVVSWAYWKRRFNLSPSILGSQLVLDGSAATIIGVAPRAFTGLLRGVTPSIWVPVTRPMGLGLIARLKPGVSIEQAAAELRVLHRSRLEDMARSTKDPQWLRADTELASAAAGLSALRDRFATPLLVLMLAVGVLLLLACTNIGSMLLARAEARRHEMAVRVSLGAGRWRLARQVLIESALLAGAGVAIGGALASAGAAALLRRLMSGRLPPGWPATVDLPLGPDVRVLLFTAAAGSIAVLLFGLAPAWRAFTSPAVAPLRQTGTSMPRSRRGAAHALVATQIALSIALVAGALILAGHLSRLLNQDLGFQRRGVLIVSLNPQGSRLDRAQLSQAYRVLLDRLQAIPGVTSVTVSAVTPIAGGAASRFVEVEGRADDGNDRSRVALNWVAPRYFATFATPIAAGREFTFEDSGRPGVAIVNQAFARHYFGAASPIGRRLIMERETQAFEIVGVAADAKYADLREPAPRTVYLHAFQQRVFSDFALRTSLPPASLAPVVRSTVTEVVPAVKIAAVTTLDDQLNRSVVIERLMTALSTSFAVAGAVLAALGLYGLLGYTVTRRTGEIGLRLALGATRNDVLRMVLGGALRLALAGAAAGVPLAWWTARIAAGLVPGLEAGSLVPIAAASVALIAVALLAAYLPARRAARVQPADALRHG
- a CDS encoding PadR family transcriptional regulator, with amino-acid sequence MGKEAASDLVQGTLHMLILKTLALEPMHGYGIGVRLEQISKGVFRVNGGSLFPALRRLERDGLIAGDWRVTENNRRAKYYALTAAGRTRLRREARDWEQQTAAIARIMQASTGEL
- a CDS encoding SMP-30/gluconolactonase/LRE family protein; this translates as MRFAPALIVAAAASLLAQSPAQPPAGPPPGPDSQVQPGTPAGEVIKAEFDQSKVYPGTWREYWVYIPKQLDRAKPAPVMVFQDGLQYNAPVVFDNLIHKKQVPPLVGVFVMHGRVRAPHAEALDRMNRSFEYDSVSEDYARFLIDELLPHVAKTHGLSLSSDPNDRAIAGNSSGAIAAFAAAWQRPDAFRRVFSAIGTYVGLRGGNAFPVLIRKTEPKPIRVFLQDGSADLNNYTGNWFVANQDMQSALEYSGYDVKHEWGDGAHNGRHATALFPDALRWLWRDYPAPIKANPEGKSRQDVFQTLIPGEEWQLVTEVQRNTDGPAVNDRGELFFSEPGSNRIHKVGLDGKVIVFAENTSGANGMMFGPDGRLYAGATRSRQIVAYDPSGRTAVVAQDVAVNDLAINVKGDLYFTDSAAKRIWYVPKGGTPRVVDEGIESPNGVMFSPDQTLLYVSDHAAQLSWAFQIQPDGSLAHKQKYFYVHMPDAATRSSADGMVADTNGSVYIATALGVQIFDQIGKCHAIIPAPARGSLSSVKFGGPNLDELYITNAGKVFKRKVKTKGVVSWRPPVKPAPPRL
- a CDS encoding FecR domain-containing protein yields the protein MHGLIRSVGVLAVVVTVSTVPVYAQQPAPAGHVKTVSGAAFIVRNNATVPAKPGDAVFATDALRTGTDGKVGVTLRDDTRLSLGPASEVRIDRYVYSPGEGGLGMVLKFVRGAAVYVSGRIAKLAPDSIRLEAPAAIVGVRGTTVAIRVEP